A genomic segment from Kineosporia corallincola encodes:
- a CDS encoding iron-siderophore ABC transporter substrate-binding protein: MRTRHRTGAAALLAATALLLAACGSGSAGEDDAGGAASGAGFEAVTIEHALGEATITEKPERIVTLGQGSTETAIALGTVPVGIEEYPWGSDDTGYLPWVYEAVKEKGAQLPTQFTGNEELDVEAIVELEPDLILAPWSGVTQEQYDVLKDIAPTVAYPELPWTITWDEQIRTIGRAMGQTDDAEQLITGIEKQLSESARDEYEDITFSYVYNTGPGTLGVFYPGEQRVAMVSALGLTVDPVVDTLGEWEVEGTDSAAIGLENADKLKDSDLIFTFYSDEANREEIEAQKLYQQIPAIARGSVVAPTEQPFVTASSIINPLTVPWTLERFTPLIDEAVAKLDR; the protein is encoded by the coding sequence GTGAGAACACGTCACCGGACCGGTGCCGCGGCACTGCTCGCCGCGACCGCCCTGCTTCTGGCCGCCTGCGGTTCCGGCAGCGCCGGCGAGGACGACGCCGGGGGCGCGGCCTCCGGCGCCGGGTTCGAGGCGGTCACCATCGAGCACGCGCTCGGCGAGGCGACGATCACCGAGAAGCCCGAGCGCATCGTCACTCTCGGCCAGGGCTCCACCGAGACCGCGATCGCGCTCGGCACCGTGCCGGTGGGCATCGAGGAGTACCCCTGGGGCAGCGACGACACCGGCTACCTGCCGTGGGTCTACGAGGCGGTGAAGGAGAAGGGGGCACAGCTGCCGACCCAGTTCACCGGCAACGAGGAGCTGGACGTCGAGGCGATCGTCGAGCTGGAGCCCGACCTGATCCTGGCGCCCTGGTCGGGCGTCACCCAGGAGCAGTACGACGTGCTGAAGGACATCGCGCCGACCGTCGCCTACCCGGAACTGCCCTGGACGATCACCTGGGACGAGCAGATCCGGACGATCGGCCGGGCGATGGGCCAGACCGACGACGCCGAGCAGCTGATCACCGGCATCGAGAAGCAACTGTCCGAGTCGGCTCGTGACGAGTACGAGGACATCACCTTCTCGTACGTCTACAACACCGGCCCGGGCACGCTCGGCGTGTTCTACCCCGGCGAGCAGCGGGTGGCCATGGTCAGCGCGCTCGGCCTGACCGTCGACCCGGTCGTCGACACCCTGGGCGAGTGGGAGGTCGAGGGCACCGACTCGGCCGCGATCGGCCTGGAGAACGCCGACAAGCTCAAGGACTCCGACCTGATCTTCACGTTCTACTCGGACGAGGCGAACCGCGAGGAGATCGAGGCGCAGAAGCTGTACCAGCAGATCCCGGCGATCGCCCGGGGCTCGGTGGTGGCGCCGACCGAACAGCCGTTCGTCACCGCGTCGTCCATCATCAACCCGCTCACCGTTCCCTGGACGCTGGAGCGTTTCACCCCGCTGATCGACGAGGCCGTCGCGAAACTCGACCGGTGA
- a CDS encoding MFS transporter — protein MTPTGPAETVPAAAWRMLGLGLAAQAAGTLLVSTPAYLIPLLHGEQGVPLARAGLLAAAPTFGLVLTLVMWGALADRGSERQVISGGLALTAVLALAAAPVRDFWWLALLLVLGGAASGSTNSTTGKIVVNWFPRSRRGLAMGIRQMSQPLGVALAALVVPPLAERYGTWAPLALAGVLTGVLSVACAVGIANAPRPAGVSSSIIGEPAQGSPYRGDRFLARIHLTSILLVVPQFTLSTFGLVWLTVGEGWNATAAGVVIAIAQFVGAFGRIAVGWVSDRVGSRVRVLRLVAVSGVVVMLALAAGAGLAGGLVSGLVSGLVLVVATAVSVADNGLAFTSVAEAAGPAWSGRALGIQNTGQFVAASAVGPGVGGLIAVAGYPLAFALVALTPLLAVPLVPRHDRHR, from the coding sequence ATGACCCCGACCGGCCCCGCCGAGACCGTGCCCGCAGCCGCCTGGCGCATGCTCGGTCTCGGGCTGGCCGCGCAGGCCGCGGGCACGCTGCTGGTCAGCACCCCGGCCTACCTGATCCCGCTGCTGCACGGGGAGCAGGGTGTGCCGCTGGCCCGGGCCGGGCTGCTGGCCGCGGCGCCCACCTTCGGGCTGGTGCTGACCCTGGTGATGTGGGGCGCCCTGGCCGACCGGGGCAGCGAGCGCCAGGTGATCTCCGGCGGCCTGGCCCTGACCGCGGTGCTCGCCCTGGCCGCCGCGCCGGTGCGGGACTTCTGGTGGCTGGCACTGCTGCTGGTGCTCGGCGGCGCGGCCTCGGGCAGTACCAACTCGACCACCGGCAAGATCGTGGTGAACTGGTTCCCGCGCTCGCGCCGGGGTCTGGCCATGGGCATCCGGCAGATGTCCCAGCCGCTGGGCGTGGCACTGGCCGCGCTGGTCGTGCCGCCGCTGGCCGAGCGCTACGGCACCTGGGCGCCCCTGGCCCTGGCCGGGGTGCTGACCGGTGTGCTGTCGGTGGCCTGCGCCGTCGGCATCGCGAACGCGCCGCGGCCGGCCGGTGTCTCGTCGTCCATAATTGGAGAACCGGCGCAGGGCAGCCCTTATCGCGGTGACCGCTTTCTGGCACGCATCCACCTGACCTCGATCCTGCTGGTGGTGCCGCAGTTCACGCTGTCGACGTTCGGGCTGGTCTGGCTCACCGTCGGGGAGGGCTGGAACGCCACCGCGGCCGGCGTGGTGATCGCGATCGCCCAGTTCGTGGGCGCTTTCGGGCGTATCGCGGTGGGCTGGGTGAGCGACCGGGTGGGCAGCCGGGTGCGGGTGCTGCGCCTGGTCGCGGTGAGCGGGGTGGTGGTGATGCTGGCGCTGGCCGCCGGGGCCGGCCTGGCCGGGGGGCTGGTGTCGGGGCTGGTGTCGGGGCTGGTGCTGGTGGTGGCCACCGCCGTCAGCGTCGCCGACAACGGGCTGGCCTTCACCTCGGTGGCCGAGGCCGCCGGCCCGGCCTGGTCGGGGCGGGCGCTCGGCATCCAGAACACCGGGCAGTTCGTGGCGGCCTCCGCCGTCGGCCCGGGGGTCGGCGGCCTGATCGCGGTGGCCGGCTACCCGCTGGCCTTCGCGCTGGTCGCGCTCACGCCCCTGCTGGCGGTGCCGCTGGTGCCGCGACACGACCGGCACCGCTGA
- a CDS encoding AAA family ATPase, with protein sequence MLVRRAYVENADTERWPYTVPAVTDLAEHGLTFTRPITFLVGENGSGKSTVAEALAEAFGLDSYGGRAGMKYAGTREKSALGSVLKLATTVNGQRMMTGPRRVRSGFFLRAETAMGMMSRFSGVPGYWAGDTDEMSHGEGFLTVLDAMFSRPGFYVLDEPESALSFSSSLRLVELFHRLGRTGAQVVCATHSPVLASTPGASVIEFSATGMHEVAWDDLLIVDHWRRYLRDPGAYLRHLL encoded by the coding sequence GTGCTGGTGCGTCGCGCGTACGTCGAGAATGCCGATACCGAACGCTGGCCCTACACCGTGCCGGCGGTCACCGACCTGGCCGAGCACGGGCTGACGTTCACCAGGCCGATCACGTTTCTGGTGGGGGAGAACGGCTCGGGCAAGTCCACGGTGGCCGAGGCGCTCGCCGAGGCCTTCGGGCTGGACTCCTACGGCGGCCGGGCCGGCATGAAATACGCCGGTACACGCGAGAAGTCGGCGCTGGGCTCGGTGCTGAAGCTGGCCACCACGGTGAACGGTCAGCGGATGATGACGGGCCCGCGCCGGGTGCGCAGCGGGTTCTTCCTGCGGGCCGAGACGGCCATGGGCATGATGTCGAGGTTCAGCGGCGTGCCCGGCTACTGGGCCGGTGACACCGACGAGATGAGCCACGGCGAGGGCTTCCTCACCGTGCTCGACGCGATGTTCTCCCGCCCCGGGTTCTACGTGCTGGACGAGCCGGAGTCGGCGCTGTCGTTCAGCTCGTCGTTGCGTCTGGTCGAGCTGTTCCACCGGCTCGGCCGGACCGGTGCGCAGGTGGTCTGCGCGACCCACTCACCGGTCCTGGCCTCCACGCCGGGCGCGAGCGTGATCGAGTTCAGTGCCACCGGTATGCACGAGGTGGCCTGGGACGACCTGCTGATCGTGGACCACTGGCGGCGGTACCTGCGGGACCCCGGGGCATATCTGAGACACCTGCTCTAG
- a CDS encoding ABC transporter ATP-binding protein, translating into MTSDVTAGFRNVVRIYQAVAGEVHALRGVDADFPRGSVTAIAGPSGGGKSTLLSILALRDRASAGTVTLFGADVTRARGPALKTLRRTGIAWVPQRPSHALFPHLSALENLAQVARTRGRAGGLEPGAALEMLALSHRAGARPGRLSGGEQQRLAVAAALTHAPDLVVADEPTAELDDENAERVVRALTAVAAEGTTCVLSTHDSRALSRLPRVLHLRHGVLSAERAGAEVQEADGRVRTAAAVIDSAGRLQLPPEALRLFPGRRATVRIEGGEVVLRAPDVNLEARS; encoded by the coding sequence ATGACCAGTGACGTGACGGCCGGTTTCCGCAACGTGGTGCGGATCTACCAGGCCGTCGCCGGCGAGGTGCACGCGCTGCGCGGGGTCGACGCCGACTTCCCGCGCGGCAGCGTCACCGCGATCGCCGGGCCCTCCGGCGGCGGCAAGAGCACCCTGCTGTCCATCCTGGCCCTGCGCGACCGGGCCAGCGCGGGCACCGTCACCCTGTTCGGCGCCGACGTCACCCGGGCCCGTGGCCCGGCCCTGAAGACGTTGCGGCGCACCGGCATCGCCTGGGTGCCGCAGCGTCCCTCGCATGCCCTGTTCCCGCACCTGAGCGCGCTGGAGAACCTGGCGCAGGTGGCCCGCACCCGGGGCCGGGCCGGCGGGCTGGAACCGGGCGCGGCGCTGGAGATGCTGGCGCTGTCGCACCGGGCCGGGGCCCGGCCGGGCCGGCTGTCCGGCGGCGAGCAGCAGCGCCTGGCGGTGGCCGCGGCGCTGACCCACGCCCCCGACCTGGTGGTGGCCGACGAGCCGACCGCCGAGCTGGACGACGAGAACGCCGAGCGCGTGGTGCGGGCCCTCACCGCGGTGGCGGCCGAGGGCACCACCTGCGTGCTGTCCACCCACGACTCCCGCGCCCTGAGCCGGCTGCCCCGGGTGCTGCACCTGCGGCACGGCGTGCTGTCGGCCGAGCGGGCCGGGGCGGAGGTGCAGGAGGCCGACGGCCGGGTGCGCACGGCCGCCGCGGTGATCGACTCGGCCGGGCGGCTCCAGCTGCCGCCCGAGGCACTGCGGCTGTTCCCGGGCCGGCGCGCCACCGTGCGCATCGAAGGCGGGGAAGTGGTGCTGCGGGCACCTGACGTGAACCTGGAGGCGCGGTCATGA
- a CDS encoding TetR family transcriptional regulator: protein MSPAPHTRPRPGLSPAVIVGAGRTLVEREGLEALTMRAVAAELNTAATSLYRHVADRDALLLAMLEQIAAGLPVDVPGRTPRRRLLNRLTGAHDYMAGHSWVMQILVRGELVAENAFRFSDACLHDFTEAGLSPRRALTAFGACWHLTVGELLERHPHLPPRQPTQRTRSISRIDPEQLPALARVRALDLPADRDDYRQQIEALVGAFVP from the coding sequence ATGAGTCCCGCACCGCACACCCGCCCCCGGCCCGGCCTGTCCCCAGCCGTGATCGTCGGCGCCGGGCGCACTCTGGTCGAACGCGAGGGCCTGGAGGCACTGACCATGCGGGCCGTCGCGGCCGAGCTGAACACGGCCGCCACCTCGCTGTACCGGCACGTCGCCGACCGCGACGCACTGCTGCTGGCCATGCTGGAGCAGATCGCCGCCGGGCTGCCGGTCGACGTGCCCGGCCGCACCCCGCGCCGCCGTCTGCTCAACCGGCTCACCGGCGCGCACGATTACATGGCCGGGCACAGCTGGGTGATGCAGATCCTCGTCCGGGGAGAACTGGTGGCCGAGAACGCCTTCCGGTTCAGTGACGCCTGCCTGCACGACTTCACCGAGGCCGGCCTGTCGCCCCGCCGGGCCCTCACCGCCTTCGGCGCGTGCTGGCACCTGACCGTGGGCGAGCTGCTCGAACGGCACCCGCACCTGCCACCCCGGCAGCCCACCCAGCGCACCCGGTCGATCAGCCGCATCGACCCGGAACAGCTCCCGGCCCTGGCCCGGGTGCGGGCCCTCGACCTGCCTGCCGACCGCGACGACTACCGGCAGCAGATCGAGGCACTGGTCGGGGCGTTCGTCCCGTGA
- a CDS encoding FadR/GntR family transcriptional regulator — protein sequence MVNSNSTKPQKTALLLAQRIVRDIEQQGLGPGEKLPPERLMMDSYDAGRGTLRESLRFLELQGVLSFKPGPGGGPVIRRPTADSLGTTLALLLQFDHARYRVVVEARAAFEPLMAQLAAERITADRLGELEQTLVDMEAGLTDAEVYLDANRRFHRTIAWASDNSLFGFLVDAMVGAMDISGHTQGIEYPARRRQSVLKAHRGIYEAIAGARPAEAGEAMGAHVGEYLAYAERKYPEALDKPITWNI from the coding sequence GTGGTGAACAGCAATTCGACAAAGCCGCAGAAGACCGCTCTGCTTCTGGCACAGCGGATCGTGCGCGACATCGAGCAGCAGGGTCTGGGCCCGGGCGAGAAACTTCCGCCCGAGCGCCTCATGATGGATTCGTACGACGCCGGTCGCGGCACGCTGCGCGAATCCCTGAGATTCCTTGAACTGCAAGGTGTGCTGTCGTTCAAACCCGGCCCGGGCGGTGGCCCGGTGATCCGCAGACCCACCGCCGACAGCCTCGGCACCACCCTGGCCCTGCTGCTCCAGTTCGACCACGCCCGCTACCGCGTCGTCGTCGAGGCCCGGGCGGCGTTCGAGCCGCTGATGGCGCAGCTGGCCGCCGAGCGCATCACCGCCGACCGGCTGGGCGAGCTGGAACAGACGCTCGTCGACATGGAGGCCGGGCTCACCGACGCCGAGGTGTACCTCGACGCCAACCGGCGCTTCCACCGCACCATCGCCTGGGCCTCGGACAACTCGCTGTTCGGGTTCCTGGTCGACGCGATGGTCGGGGCGATGGACATCAGCGGCCACACCCAGGGCATCGAGTACCCGGCCCGCCGCCGGCAGTCGGTACTCAAGGCGCACCGGGGCATCTACGAGGCGATCGCCGGGGCCCGGCCCGCCGAGGCCGGTGAGGCGATGGGCGCGCACGTCGGCGAGTACCTGGCCTACGCGGAGCGCAAATACCCCGAGGCGCTGGACAAACCGATCACCTGGAACATCTAG
- a CDS encoding FecCD family ABC transporter permease translates to MRAPAALAGALAGLAVVTAASLLFGGRVTPAADLLAVLTGAPDPYLEAVLESRFSRTVLGVLVGSALAVAGVLIQAVTRNPLGDPGLLGVTVGASAAVVTAAAVTGSGFGAGSVWIALPGALLTVLLVHVVGGRSRENGTVGLLLAGAVVSAVLSAYVQAMTLTRPGVFDSFRFWVIGALGGRDLSVAAAIAPALVIGLGLALVLSPSLNNLALGDDVATGLGTPVALVRATGILAAALLGAAATATAGPISFVGLAVPHLARALAGPDHRWQVPLAALLGGILLVAADVLGRVVARPGEVMVGIVTALLGAPFLLLAVRRGWATR, encoded by the coding sequence GTGAGAGCACCCGCGGCGCTCGCCGGGGCGCTGGCCGGGCTCGCCGTCGTGACGGCGGCGAGCCTGCTCTTCGGCGGCCGGGTCACCCCGGCCGCCGACCTGCTCGCCGTGCTCACCGGCGCCCCCGACCCCTACCTGGAAGCCGTTCTGGAGTCCCGGTTCTCGCGCACCGTGCTGGGCGTGCTGGTGGGCTCCGCCCTGGCCGTCGCCGGGGTACTGATCCAGGCCGTCACCCGCAACCCGCTCGGCGACCCGGGGCTGCTCGGGGTCACCGTGGGGGCGTCCGCCGCCGTGGTCACGGCGGCGGCGGTGACCGGCTCCGGGTTCGGCGCCGGCTCGGTCTGGATCGCCCTGCCCGGTGCCCTGCTGACCGTGCTGCTCGTGCACGTCGTGGGCGGCCGGTCGCGGGAGAACGGCACGGTCGGGCTGCTTCTGGCCGGAGCCGTGGTGTCGGCCGTGCTGAGTGCCTACGTGCAGGCGATGACGCTGACCCGCCCCGGCGTCTTCGACTCGTTCCGGTTCTGGGTGATCGGCGCGCTCGGCGGACGCGACCTGTCCGTCGCGGCGGCGATCGCCCCGGCGCTGGTGATCGGGCTCGGGCTGGCGCTGGTTCTGTCGCCGTCCCTGAACAATCTGGCGCTGGGCGACGACGTGGCCACCGGCCTCGGCACCCCGGTCGCGCTGGTGCGGGCCACCGGGATCCTGGCGGCGGCCCTGCTCGGCGCCGCGGCCACGGCCACCGCCGGGCCGATCTCGTTCGTCGGCCTGGCCGTTCCGCACCTGGCCCGCGCGCTGGCCGGCCCCGACCACCGGTGGCAGGTGCCGCTGGCCGCGCTGCTGGGCGGGATCCTCCTGGTCGCCGCCGACGTGCTGGGCCGGGTGGTGGCCCGGCCCGGTGAGGTGATGGTCGGCATCGTCACCGCGCTGCTCGGCGCGCCCTTCCTGCTGCTCGCCGTCCGGCGGGGGTGGGCCACCCGGTGA
- a CDS encoding SRPBCC family protein → MTAPQVTTIDIKAPAEQVWAILDDVEAWPEWTSSMSRVVLRGTRPLAPGMSAVISQPRLGTVTWEVTEVVPGASFTWESSWPGVTTVARHLVTPRPGGCEVRLEIEHRGALAGVLGSLTGGLTGRYIETEAEGLKRASELVHD, encoded by the coding sequence ATGACGGCTCCGCAGGTCACCACGATCGACATCAAGGCGCCGGCCGAGCAGGTCTGGGCCATCCTGGACGACGTCGAGGCCTGGCCGGAATGGACGTCGTCGATGAGCCGGGTGGTGCTGCGCGGCACCCGGCCGCTGGCACCCGGGATGAGCGCCGTCATCAGTCAGCCCCGCCTGGGCACCGTCACCTGGGAGGTCACCGAGGTGGTGCCGGGCGCCTCGTTCACCTGGGAGTCGTCCTGGCCGGGTGTGACCACCGTGGCCCGGCACCTGGTCACGCCCCGCCCCGGCGGCTGTGAGGTGCGGCTGGAGATCGAGCACCGCGGCGCCCTGGCCGGGGTGCTCGGGTCGCTCACCGGGGGACTGACCGGCCGCTACATCGAGACCGAGGCCGAGGGCCTGAAGAGGGCCAGCGAACTGGTGCACGACTAG
- a CDS encoding DUF3224 domain-containing protein, with product MAQTQTEIEAQFEVTRWDADVYREAGDGPAMSQVLVEKTFTGRMSGTSTARVLTAGSETGQGYIGSERFEGTIDGRTGSLTYQHGGIMDGAEGSTFGTIVPGCGTGELEGVRGGITFWHDEAGATVTLRVAQWGDAGRGGPAEPSPGA from the coding sequence ATGGCGCAGACACAGACCGAGATCGAGGCGCAGTTCGAGGTGACCCGCTGGGACGCCGACGTGTACCGCGAGGCCGGTGACGGCCCGGCGATGAGCCAGGTGCTGGTGGAGAAGACGTTCACCGGCAGGATGTCCGGCACCAGCACCGCGCGGGTGCTGACCGCCGGCTCGGAGACCGGCCAGGGGTACATCGGGTCGGAACGGTTCGAGGGCACGATCGACGGCCGCACCGGCTCGCTGACCTACCAGCACGGCGGAATCATGGACGGCGCAGAGGGTTCCACCTTCGGCACGATCGTGCCCGGGTGCGGAACCGGCGAACTGGAAGGGGTGCGCGGCGGCATCACCTTCTGGCACGACGAGGCCGGGGCCACGGTGACCCTGCGGGTAGCGCAATGGGGTGACGCCGGGCGCGGGGGCCCGGCGGAGCCCTCGCCCGGAGCGTAG
- a CDS encoding GntR family transcriptional regulator, with product MTTGADATAYAHLRSAILTLELLPGEKLSERGLETVLGASRTPIRAALMRLANEGLTQRAGRGWQVTPIDLAEVRAVMEYREALETAAVRLAADRAEPAELAALRDLAQAHRDRDDEETGLRDGSDFHVALARLSRNPFLAEGMSGALTRLGRTRWLEVRTPRSRAQARDEHLAVVDALVAQNADLAAELVVSHCHGTRDRLLARLGDERRRLRGRGLAIIESSTAPPPLRAV from the coding sequence ATGACAACCGGCGCCGACGCCACCGCCTACGCCCACCTCCGGTCGGCGATCCTCACGCTGGAGCTGCTGCCCGGCGAGAAGCTGAGCGAACGCGGGCTGGAGACCGTGCTGGGGGCCTCCCGCACGCCGATCCGCGCGGCCCTGATGCGGCTGGCCAACGAGGGTCTCACCCAGCGCGCCGGGCGGGGCTGGCAGGTCACGCCGATCGACCTGGCCGAGGTGCGGGCCGTGATGGAGTACCGGGAGGCCCTGGAGACGGCGGCGGTCCGGCTCGCCGCCGACCGGGCCGAGCCGGCCGAGCTGGCCGCGCTGCGCGACCTGGCCCAGGCCCACCGGGACCGGGACGACGAGGAGACCGGCCTGCGCGACGGCAGCGACTTCCACGTGGCCCTGGCCCGGCTGTCGCGCAACCCGTTCCTGGCCGAGGGCATGAGCGGCGCCCTCACCCGGCTCGGCCGCACCCGCTGGCTGGAGGTGCGCACGCCGCGGTCCCGGGCCCAGGCGCGCGACGAGCACCTGGCCGTGGTCGACGCGCTCGTGGCCCAGAACGCCGACCTGGCGGCCGAACTCGTGGTGTCGCACTGCCACGGCACCCGCGACCGCCTGCTCGCCCGCCTCGGCGACGAGCGCCGCCGGCTGCGCGGCCGGGGCCTGGCGATCATCGAGTCCTCCACCGCCCCGCCCCCGCTGCGGGCCGTCTGA
- a CDS encoding MFS transporter, producing the protein MTEQRTTRHTGLLLAAVCLCQVMVVLDVSVVNVALPSIAKDLDFSAGSLSWVVNAYTLLFGGLLLLGGRFGDLAGHRRALFLGLAGFGVVSVLAGLAQSPGQLIAARAAQGLAGAVLAPLSLTIIMVTFPEGRERSRAVGIWAMVAASGSALGVLLGGVLTEWLSWRWVMWVNAPIVLLTLALAWPSVHDTRTARPGRLDVPGALLATVSLTALVNGAIRAGDYGWGAPWALGSFAVAAVTAALFVGCERRAAEPLVRLGVFRSRPVWVAGLVSVFLGATAVSGFYFASLALQDVLGYSPVEAGAAFLPFCVGTVLGAMVSGRLSARFGLRPVLSAGMFLSAVGMFVFGRIGVDSTFLGTFLLPSVVASVGVGAAMVANTSLGTTGALHHEAGLVSGLMNATRQCGGSLALAVLAGVALSSTRGFGGPDPLAALIHGYDRAFQVTGLFALAAAVVALVFVPRDRQEAARPA; encoded by the coding sequence ATGACCGAACAACGAACCACCCGGCACACCGGCCTGCTGCTGGCCGCCGTCTGCCTCTGTCAGGTGATGGTGGTGCTCGACGTCAGCGTGGTGAACGTGGCGCTGCCATCCATCGCGAAAGACCTGGATTTCAGCGCCGGTTCACTGTCCTGGGTGGTGAACGCCTACACCCTGCTGTTCGGCGGCCTGCTGCTGCTCGGTGGCCGGTTCGGCGACCTGGCCGGGCACCGCCGTGCGCTCTTCCTCGGCCTGGCCGGGTTCGGCGTGGTGTCGGTGCTGGCGGGCCTGGCGCAGAGCCCGGGCCAGCTGATCGCCGCCCGCGCCGCCCAGGGCCTGGCCGGTGCCGTGCTCGCCCCGCTCAGCCTGACCATCATCATGGTCACCTTCCCGGAGGGCAGGGAGCGCTCACGGGCCGTCGGGATCTGGGCCATGGTCGCGGCCTCCGGCAGCGCCCTGGGCGTGCTGCTCGGCGGCGTGCTCACCGAATGGTTGTCCTGGCGCTGGGTGATGTGGGTGAACGCCCCGATCGTGCTGCTCACCCTCGCACTGGCCTGGCCATCGGTGCACGACACCCGCACCGCCCGGCCCGGCCGCCTCGACGTGCCCGGCGCCCTGCTCGCCACCGTGTCGCTGACCGCCCTGGTGAACGGCGCGATCCGGGCCGGGGACTACGGCTGGGGCGCACCCTGGGCGCTGGGCTCGTTCGCCGTCGCGGCGGTGACGGCGGCGCTGTTCGTAGGGTGTGAACGACGGGCGGCCGAACCCCTGGTGCGGCTCGGCGTGTTCCGCTCGCGACCGGTGTGGGTGGCCGGCCTGGTGTCGGTTTTCCTCGGCGCCACAGCTGTTTCCGGCTTCTACTTCGCCTCGCTCGCCCTCCAGGACGTGCTCGGCTACTCGCCGGTCGAGGCGGGCGCCGCGTTCCTGCCGTTCTGTGTGGGCACGGTGCTCGGGGCGATGGTGTCCGGGCGGCTCTCGGCGCGGTTCGGCCTGCGCCCGGTGCTGTCGGCGGGCATGTTCCTCAGCGCCGTGGGCATGTTCGTGTTCGGCCGGATCGGGGTGGACTCCACCTTCCTCGGCACCTTCCTGCTGCCCTCGGTCGTCGCCTCGGTCGGGGTCGGGGCCGCGATGGTGGCCAACACCTCGCTCGGCACCACCGGCGCGCTGCACCACGAGGCGGGGCTGGTCAGCGGCCTGATGAACGCCACCCGGCAGTGCGGCGGCAGCCTGGCCCTGGCGGTGCTGGCCGGGGTGGCGCTGTCGTCGACCCGCGGCTTCGGCGGCCCGGACCCGCTGGCCGCGCTGATCCACGGCTACGACCGGGCCTTCCAGGTGACCGGGCTGTTCGCCCTGGCGGCCGCGGTGGTCGCGCTGGTGTTCGTCCCACGCGACCGGCAGGAGGCCGCGCGGCCCGCGTGA
- a CDS encoding ATP-binding cassette domain-containing protein, whose protein sequence is MSAGHDSLVVTNVTHGVLDNVHLTAGPGMLVGLTGHSGSGKSTLCHLIAGFERPDRGSVTLGGIPTADLADWSRIAAVPQRLALLGELTGVENLVLPALAAGQPAQPAAAAEMLERLGVPALANRPAGQGSIGEQQRVAVARALLLRSPLVVLDEPTAHQDDDNARRVIDAVLAVVAQGTLVVTSTHDPRVLAHAGLTLPLGTGS, encoded by the coding sequence ATGAGCGCCGGCCACGATTCCCTCGTCGTCACGAACGTCACCCACGGCGTCCTCGACAACGTCCACCTCACCGCCGGCCCGGGCATGCTGGTCGGGCTCACCGGTCACTCCGGCTCGGGCAAGTCCACGCTGTGCCACCTGATCGCCGGGTTCGAGCGGCCGGACCGCGGCAGCGTGACCCTCGGCGGCATCCCCACCGCCGACCTCGCCGACTGGTCCCGCATTGCCGCCGTGCCGCAACGGCTGGCCCTGCTCGGCGAGCTCACCGGCGTGGAGAACCTGGTGCTGCCCGCCCTCGCCGCGGGGCAGCCGGCGCAACCGGCCGCCGCTGCGGAAATGCTGGAACGGCTGGGGGTTCCGGCCCTCGCGAACCGGCCGGCCGGGCAGGGCTCGATCGGTGAGCAGCAACGCGTCGCCGTGGCCAGGGCCCTGCTGCTGCGCTCGCCGCTGGTGGTGCTCGACGAGCCGACGGCCCACCAGGACGACGACAACGCCCGCCGGGTGATCGACGCCGTGCTGGCGGTCGTGGCCCAGGGGACGCTGGTGGTCACCTCCACCCACGACCCCCGGGTGCTGGCCCACGCCGGCCTCACCCTGCCGCTCGGAACCGGTTCCTAG